The following proteins are encoded in a genomic region of Chelmon rostratus isolate fCheRos1 chromosome 3, fCheRos1.pri, whole genome shotgun sequence:
- the bmerb1 gene encoding bMERB domain-containing protein 1 isoform X2 has protein sequence MELKKSISDTERALRSYGAVSETAWTTDKGERHASKYVSMAESTMAPEEIEVEMARIQRLREVLVRRESELRFMMDDIQLCKDIMSLKQELRQIVAVPEKEKTKKHRQREEELILKIHKLVQKRDFLVDDAEVERLREREEDKEMAEFLRLKLMPLEKKLKVTQSEQIPEPPPNKPSITKSGVAIIKDCCGATQCAVM, from the exons ATGGAACTGAAGAAATCTATTTCGGACACCGAGCGCGCGCTCCGGAGCTACGGCGCCGTGTCGGAAACGGCGTGGACAACAGACAAAGGTGAGCGTCATGCATCAAAAT ACGTGTCCATGGCAGAGAGCACCATGGCTCCAGAGGAGATCGAGGTGGAGATGGCTCGGATCCAGCGCCTGCGAGAGGTCCTGGTGCGCCGGGAATCAGAGCTGCGCTTCAT GATGGATGACATTCAGCTCTGCAAAGACATCATGAGTTTAAAGCAGGAGCTGAGACAGATTGTCGCAGTACCAG agaaagaaaaaaccAAGAAGCACAGGCAGCGGGAAGAGGAGCTGATCCTGAAGATCCATAAGCTGGTGCAGAAGAGAGATTTCCTGGTCGATGATGCCGAGGTGGAGAGATTAAG ggagcgagaggaggacaaggagaTGGCTGAGTTCCTTAGACTGAAGTTAATGCCtctggagaagaagctgaaagTCACACAAAGTGA ACAAATCCCGGAGCCGCCCCCCAACAAACCGTCCATCACCAAGTCAGGAGTGGCCATCATTAAGGATTGCTGCGGAGCCACCCAGTGCGCCGTCATGTAA
- the bmerb1 gene encoding bMERB domain-containing protein 1 isoform X1 has translation MELKKSISDTERALRSYGAVSETAWTTDKGHSDVSMAESTMAPEEIEVEMARIQRLREVLVRRESELRFMMDDIQLCKDIMSLKQELRQIVAVPEKEKTKKHRQREEELILKIHKLVQKRDFLVDDAEVERLREREEDKEMAEFLRLKLMPLEKKLKVTQNPPKPKRQIPEPPPNKPSITKSGVAIIKDCCGATQCAVM, from the exons ATGGAACTGAAGAAATCTATTTCGGACACCGAGCGCGCGCTCCGGAGCTACGGCGCCGTGTCGGAAACGGCGTGGACAACAGACAAAG GTCACTCAGACGTGTCCATGGCAGAGAGCACCATGGCTCCAGAGGAGATCGAGGTGGAGATGGCTCGGATCCAGCGCCTGCGAGAGGTCCTGGTGCGCCGGGAATCAGAGCTGCGCTTCAT GATGGATGACATTCAGCTCTGCAAAGACATCATGAGTTTAAAGCAGGAGCTGAGACAGATTGTCGCAGTACCAG agaaagaaaaaaccAAGAAGCACAGGCAGCGGGAAGAGGAGCTGATCCTGAAGATCCATAAGCTGGTGCAGAAGAGAGATTTCCTGGTCGATGATGCCGAGGTGGAGAGATTAAG ggagcgagaggaggacaaggagaTGGCTGAGTTCCTTAGACTGAAGTTAATGCCtctggagaagaagctgaaagTCACACAAA ATCCTCCAAAGCCGAAGAGACAAATCCCGGAGCCGCCCCCCAACAAACCGTCCATCACCAAGTCAGGAGTGGCCATCATTAAGGATTGCTGCGGAGCCACCCAGTGCGCCGTCATGTAA